In the genome of Planctomyces sp. SH-PL62, the window CGGGGGGCCTTCCTGGGGGAGCGCTGGGAGGCGCGGCGGGGCGTCGCTGGTCGAGGCGGCGTATCTCATCCTCCGGCTCGCGGCCCGCCTGCTGGGCCCCGGCGGCCTCGACGGCCCGATCCGCCGGCCCGACCGTTGGGCCTCCCCGCGCTCGTGCTTGGCCTGCGGTTGGCGAACCTGGCCGGGGGGGACTTACACCGTCCGCGAATGCCTGCTCCCCGTCCCCGACTGCCCCGCCTGCGGCGGCCTGCTCGTCCCGATCACTCCCCGATGCCCGCGTTGCGGCGAGAGCCGCCCGCGAGCCATCCGAAAGTCCCGAGGCGTCTTGCCCGCGTCCTGGACCCACAAATCCTGCTGCACCTGCGGCGCCGAGTTCGACAGGTGGGGACGCCCGGTCTGGCCGATCGACGACGAGGTCGAGCAGACGTAGGCGTCGGGCGCCTCGTCGTCACCCCTGGCTCGCCTCGAGCGTCGCGATCTCCGACCCCCGGCGGGCGCGATACCTCTCGATCTCGCGACGGTTGCGGGCGGCGTTCGCGCGGATCCCGATGACGAACGTGGCGAACAGACGCGACGCGGTCGCGGCCCCGAAGACCGAGGCCGCCCAGGGGTGGCGTTCCAGGATGGTCAGCAGTTGCGGCAAGCCGAGGACGCCGATGTAAGCCCACGCGTACGGTCGGACCTGGCCGGCCTCGCCCGATGGATCGGCGACGGGGACGGGGTCCGGGCTGGACGCCCAGCGGCCGAGGAGGAAAGTCCACTGGACCAGCACGACCGTCGCCAGCATCGCGGCGACCACGAACAGGACGGCGTCCAGCCCCACCAGGCCGGGATGCTCGGCGATCGTCTTCTCCGGTCGAATCCCGAAGACCCCGCGATGAACCAGCGCCACCAGGCATAACGACCAGAACAAGACCCCGAACCGTCGTCTGAAATCGGCTTGCGGATCGGTCGTGGTGGAAATGGGCCGCTCCTTTCGAGACTCCTCAGTCAACTCCACCGCCTCAATCTCGTCGCGGGGCGTCGCTCGGGTGCCACGGGTTCTCCGAACTCGTGGCACCCGAGGGTTTTCCGCCGCAACCCGGTGGAGTCGACTGAGGAATCTCCTGCTTTCAGGTCGAGGCTTCGCGGCTTCCGACGTCGTCTCGACGACCGCGAGGAACTCCCCCACGCCATGTGGGCTTGAAGGATGTTCGGCGAACCTGCCAGGTTATTGTAGCGTCGATGGTCGGGGAAGTTCGTCGGTTTGAGCGCGGAAGGGATGCATGGATCGTCTTCAGAGGGACCTGTTGCGGCGGGGCGTGAGGCTGGAGCTGGGGCCGATGCTGCGGCTGGCGGGGCCGGTGGTGTCGGCGGAGCTGGGCTGGATGACGATGGGGATCGTCGACACGATCGTCGTCGGCCGGTTGGGGGCCGAGGCGATCGGGGCGGTCAGCCTGGGGAACGCGCTCTACTTCGTCGTGGCCATCTTCGGGATGGGGCTGCTGCTGGGGCTGGACGCCCTGGTCTCGCAGGCGTACGGGGCGGGGGACCTGCACGAATGCCACGACTGGCTGGTCCAGGGCCTGTACCTGTCGGCGATCGTCTGTCCGCTGGCGATTCTGCTGCTCTGGCTGGTCGGCCCGCTGTCCGAACGGATGGGGTTCGACCCGGCCGTCCTGGGCCCGGCCAGGCTCTACCTGAGTTCGGTGATCTGGGGGACCCCCGCGCTCTTCGTCTACGCGGCCTTCCGGCGGTACTTGCAAGGGATGGGCCTGGTCAAGCCGGTGATGGCGGCCTTGCTGTCGGCGAACGTCGTCAACGCCCTGATGGACTGGATGTTCGTCTACGGCAAGCTCGGCGTCCCGGCGATGGGCGTCGAGGGGGCGGGCTGGGCGACGACGATCTCGCGGTGCTACATGGCGGGCTTCCTGATCGTCTATGCGATCTGGAACGACGTGCGGAACGGCTCCGGGCTGATCCGGACGAAGCTCGCGCCGAGGCTGGCGGCGATCGGTCGGCTGTTCACGTTCGGCCTGCCGGCGGCGACGCACCTGCTGCTGGAAGTCGGCGTATTCGGGCTGGCGACGATGCTGGCGGGGAGGCTCGACGCGACCTCGCTGGCGGCGCACCACATCGTCCTGGAGATGGCCAGCGTCACGTTCATGATCCCGCTGGGGCTGGCCTCGGCGGGCGCGATCCGCGTGGGCCAGGCGATCGGCCGGGGAGAGCCGGCGGCGGCCGGCCGCGCGGGGTGGACCGCCCTGGTCCTGGGCGCGGCCTTCATGGCGACGTCGGGCCTGGTGATGGTGACGTTCCCCAGGCCGCTGATCGCCCTGTTCACCGACGACCCGCGCGTGATCGCGACGGCGGCGTCGCTGATGCTGGCGGCGGCGGCCTTCCAGCTCTTCGACGGCTTGCAGGGGGTCGCCACCGGCGCGCTCCGGGGCGCGGGCGACACCCGCACGCCGATGGTCCTGACCCTGATCTGCTACTGGCTGATCGGCCTGCCGCTGGGCTGGCACCTGACCTTCAACGCCGGCCGGGGCGTCCTCGGCCTCTGGATCGGCCTGGCCGTCGGCCTCTTCATCGCCGGCCTCGCCCTGCTCCTCGCCTGGCGCCGCCGCTCCCAGGCCCTCATGCGCGGCGAGTTCTCCATGGCCGGCGCGGGCGTCGGCCATTGACGCGGGATGCCGCGTCACCCGAAGGAGCGGCCCGCCCTCGCTGCATCACCGGCCCTTCGCCCCGGTCGTCGGATCTTGCCGGCCGTCGGCCTTCGGTCGATAATCGCATCGTGTGAAATGGTACGGCGTTCTCCTTTGCGACGCCTTTCGATTCGTCCTGAGAAAGTCGCTTCGCCATGAGAGCACCGATCGTCGTCACCGTCCTCGCCGGGTTGATCCTGGGGGCCGACTCCCCCGGGCCGAAGTCCACCGCCTCGCCCCGACCGGAGATCGTCTCCGCTTCGGAATGGGGTTCGAAGCCCCAGCCGATCCCGGAGTCGCGCAAGCATACTCCGAAGTACGTGACGCTCCACCACGCCGGAGTGATCTGGACCGCCAAGGTTTCGCCGGACGTGTTCGTGCGAAACATGCAGTCCTGGGGGCAGAGGGAGAAGGGGTGGCCCGACCTCCCGTATCATTTCCTCATCGCCCCGGACGGCCGGATTTTCGAGGGCCGTCCGCTGGGCTTCGAGCCCGAGTCCAACACGAAGTATCCGCTGCAGGGGAACATCGGGGTCGAGATGATGGGCAGCTTCGAAGCCCAGCGTCCCGACCCGCGGCAGGTCGCCTCCTGCGTGAAGCTGACGGCGTGGCTCTGCGACCAGTACGACATCGACCTGTCGCGGGTCCGGGGGCACAGGGATGCGGCCTCCGGCCAGACGACTTGCCCCGGCAAGGATTTCGAGCGTTACCTGAAAGACGGCCAGTTCCCCCGCTGGGTCCGGGAAACCCTCGACGGCGAGACCCCGGCGATCGACCTCGGCCCGCCGTTGCCCGACGGCCCGACCGACCTGATCCCGGCGACCGCTCCGAAAGAGTGAGCCGACGCCGCCAGGCCCGATGGTCCTTCGGGAGGGTCGGTCAGGGCTTCGCGTCGGCCTCCGCCTTCTTCTTCTGGAGTTCGGCGGCCAACTGAGCGAGCTGGGCGCGC includes:
- a CDS encoding peptidoglycan recognition family protein; this translates as MRAPIVVTVLAGLILGADSPGPKSTASPRPEIVSASEWGSKPQPIPESRKHTPKYVTLHHAGVIWTAKVSPDVFVRNMQSWGQREKGWPDLPYHFLIAPDGRIFEGRPLGFEPESNTKYPLQGNIGVEMMGSFEAQRPDPRQVASCVKLTAWLCDQYDIDLSRVRGHRDAASGQTTCPGKDFERYLKDGQFPRWVRETLDGETPAIDLGPPLPDGPTDLIPATAPKE
- a CDS encoding MATE family efflux transporter, encoding MDRLQRDLLRRGVRLELGPMLRLAGPVVSAELGWMTMGIVDTIVVGRLGAEAIGAVSLGNALYFVVAIFGMGLLLGLDALVSQAYGAGDLHECHDWLVQGLYLSAIVCPLAILLLWLVGPLSERMGFDPAVLGPARLYLSSVIWGTPALFVYAAFRRYLQGMGLVKPVMAALLSANVVNALMDWMFVYGKLGVPAMGVEGAGWATTISRCYMAGFLIVYAIWNDVRNGSGLIRTKLAPRLAAIGRLFTFGLPAATHLLLEVGVFGLATMLAGRLDATSLAAHHIVLEMASVTFMIPLGLASAGAIRVGQAIGRGEPAAAGRAGWTALVLGAAFMATSGLVMVTFPRPLIALFTDDPRVIATAASLMLAAAAFQLFDGLQGVATGALRGAGDTRTPMVLTLICYWLIGLPLGWHLTFNAGRGVLGLWIGLAVGLFIAGLALLLAWRRRSQALMRGEFSMAGAGVGH